From Xiphophorus couchianus chromosome 23, X_couchianus-1.0, whole genome shotgun sequence, one genomic window encodes:
- the LOC114138756 gene encoding uncharacterized protein LOC114138756 isoform X2 — MLLFWVTIHVLLHQGNTSAPVVTVQLGQPVTLTCVFTKTTGSLGWVHWYKQTAGDTLKLIVMTRPNTNPDYGPGFKSGNFNTTYSNKMSNLTIRKTSKEDEGMYHCGLMDWLGSSWNGSYLLLTGNSETTSSYRVVQQPAVLDLHYKTSETLQCSLVSQTETETCAGDPSVFWFRTGSDKNSPDVIYSDGKMPENCEKTSNTQKKCRYNFSKNINSSDVGTYYCAVATCKEIFLGNGTRIESAHSSCYEVMLLLVITGICLTICVIVIIVLICCRTQRTPCKNLEKTPHQKHSTMTSIYQMI, encoded by the exons ATGCTTCTGTTTTGGGTCACAATACATGTTCTTCTTCATCAAGGAA ATACCTCGGCTCCTGTTGTCACTGTTCAACTGGGTCAACCTGTGACTTTGACATGTGTTTTTACCAAGACCACTGGGAGCCTCGGTTGGGTTCACTGGTACAAGCAAACTGCAGGAGATACTCTAAAATTAATTGTAATGACACGTCCCAATACAAATCCCGATTATGGACCAGGATTTAAATCTGGAAATTTCAACACAACATATTCCAACAAAATGAGCAACTTGACGATTCGGAAGACCTCCAAAGAAGATGAAGGAATGTATCACTGTGGTCTTATGGACTGGCTTGGTTCTTCTTGGAATGGgtcttatttattattaacag GAAACAGTGAAACAACATCAAGCTACCGTGTTGTTCAGCAGCCAGCTGTTTTGGATCTACATTATAAAACCTCTGAGACTCTGCAGTGTTCACTTGTCTCTCAGACTGAGACAGAGACTTGTGCAGGAGATCCCAGTGTGTTCTGGTTCAGAACCGGATCAGACAAGAACTCTCCTGATGTCATCTACAGTGATGGAAAAATGCCTGAAAATTGTGAGAAGACGTCAAACACTCAGAAGAAATGCAGATATAATTTCTCTAAGAACATCAACTCCTCTGATGTTGGGACTTATTACTGTGCCGTGGCCACATGCAAAGAGATATTTCTTGGAAATGGAACCAGAATCGAAAGCG CTCATTCATCCTGTTATGAAGTTATGTTGCTGCTGGTGATCACAGGAATCTGCTTGACCATTTGTGTGATTgtgattattgttttaatctgttgCCGAACTCAAAGAACACCATGCAAAAATTTAGAG AAAACTCCTCATCAAAAGCACAGCACAATGACATCAATCTACCAGATGATATG A
- the LOC114138756 gene encoding uncharacterized protein LOC114138756 isoform X1 — MLLFWVTIHVLLHQGNTSAPVVTVQLGQPVTLTCVFTKTTGSLGWVHWYKQTAGDTLKLIVMTRPNTNPDYGPGFKSGNFNTTYSNKMSNLTIRKTSKEDEGMYHCGLMDWLGSSWNGSYLLLTGNSETTSSYRVVQQPAVLDLHYKTSETLQCSLVSQTETETCAGDPSVFWFRTGSDKNSPDVIYSDGKMPENCEKTSNTQKKCRYNFSKNINSSDVGTYYCAVATCKEIFLGNGTRIESAHSSCYEVMLLLVITGICLTICVIVIIVLICCRTQRTPCKNLEVSINQTNRKFISKEKKMKIISECILLFIPCV; from the exons ATGCTTCTGTTTTGGGTCACAATACATGTTCTTCTTCATCAAGGAA ATACCTCGGCTCCTGTTGTCACTGTTCAACTGGGTCAACCTGTGACTTTGACATGTGTTTTTACCAAGACCACTGGGAGCCTCGGTTGGGTTCACTGGTACAAGCAAACTGCAGGAGATACTCTAAAATTAATTGTAATGACACGTCCCAATACAAATCCCGATTATGGACCAGGATTTAAATCTGGAAATTTCAACACAACATATTCCAACAAAATGAGCAACTTGACGATTCGGAAGACCTCCAAAGAAGATGAAGGAATGTATCACTGTGGTCTTATGGACTGGCTTGGTTCTTCTTGGAATGGgtcttatttattattaacag GAAACAGTGAAACAACATCAAGCTACCGTGTTGTTCAGCAGCCAGCTGTTTTGGATCTACATTATAAAACCTCTGAGACTCTGCAGTGTTCACTTGTCTCTCAGACTGAGACAGAGACTTGTGCAGGAGATCCCAGTGTGTTCTGGTTCAGAACCGGATCAGACAAGAACTCTCCTGATGTCATCTACAGTGATGGAAAAATGCCTGAAAATTGTGAGAAGACGTCAAACACTCAGAAGAAATGCAGATATAATTTCTCTAAGAACATCAACTCCTCTGATGTTGGGACTTATTACTGTGCCGTGGCCACATGCAAAGAGATATTTCTTGGAAATGGAACCAGAATCGAAAGCG CTCATTCATCCTGTTATGAAGTTATGTTGCTGCTGGTGATCACAGGAATCTGCTTGACCATTTGTGTGATTgtgattattgttttaatctgttgCCGAACTCAAAGAACACCATGCAAAAATTTAGAG GTAAGTATTAATCAAACAAATAGGAAGTTtatttcaaaagagaaaaaaatgaagataatTTCAGAATGCATATTACTTTTTATACCATGTGTCTAG
- the LOC114138755 gene encoding uncharacterized protein LOC114138755 isoform X2, with product MTCVKMLLFWVTLCFLCQGNTSAPVVTVQLGQPVTLTCVFTKTTGSLGWVHWYKQTAGDTLKLIVMTHPNTNPDYGPGFTSGNFNTTYSNKMSNLTIWKTSKEDEGMYHCGLMDWLGSSWNGSYLLLTGNSETTSSYRVVQQPAVLDLHYKTSETLQCSLVSQTETETCAGDPSVFWFRTGSDKNSPDVIYSDGKMPENCEKTSNTQKKYRYNFSKNINSSDVGTYYCAVATCKEIFLGNGTRIESAHSSCYEVMLLLVITGICLTICVIVIIVLICCRTQRTPCKNLERRQKRES from the exons ATGACTTGTGTCAAGATGCTTCTGTTTTGGGTGACACTATGTTTTCTCTGCCAAGGAA ATACCTCGGCTCCTGTTGTCACTGTTCAACTGGGTCAACCTGTGACTTTGACATGTGTTTTTACCAAGACCACTGGGAGCCTCGGTTGGGTTCACTGGTACAAGCAAACTGCAGGAGATACTCTAAAATTAATTGTAATGACACATCCCAATACAAATCCTGATTATGGACCAGGatttacatctggaaatttcAACACAACATATTCCAACAAAATGAGCAACTTGACGATTTGGAAGACCTCCAAAGAAGATGAAGGAATGTATCACTGTGGTCTTATGGACTGGCTTGGTTCTTCTTGGAATGGgtcttatttattattaacag gaaacaGTGAAACAACATCAAGCTACCGTGTTGTTCAGCAGCCAGCTGTTTTGGATCTACATTATAAAACCTCTGAGACTCTGCAGTGTTCACTTGTCTCTCAGACTGAGACAGAGACTTGTGCAGGAGATCCCAGTGTGTTCTGGTTCAGAACCGGATCAGACAAGAACTCTCCTGATGTCATCTACAGTGATGGAAAAATGCCTGAAAATTGTGAGAAGACGTCAAACACTCAGAAGAAATACAGATATAATTTCTCTAAGAACATCAACTCCTCTGATGTTGGGACTTATTACTGTGCCGTGGCCACATGCAAAGAGATATTTCTTGGAAATGGAACCAGAATCGAAAGTG CTCATTCATCCTGTTATGAAGTTATGTTGCTGCTGGTGATCACAGGAATCTGCTTGACCATTTGTGTGATTgtgattattgttttaatctgttgCCGAACTCAAAGAACACCATGCAAAAATTTAGAG AGACGACAAAAAAGAGAGAGCTGA
- the LOC114138755 gene encoding uncharacterized protein LOC114138755 isoform X1: MTCVKMLLFWVTLCFLCQGNTSAPVVTVQLGQPVTLTCVFTKTTGSLGWVHWYKQTAGDTLKLIVMTHPNTNPDYGPGFTSGNFNTTYSNKMSNLTIWKTSKEDEGMYHCGLMDWLGSSWNGSYLLLTGNSETTSSYRVVQQPAVLDLHYKTSETLQCSLVSQTETETCAGDPSVFWFRTGSDKNSPDVIYSDGKMPENCEKTSNTQKKYRYNFSKNINSSDVGTYYCAVATCKEIFLGNGTRIESAHSSCYEVMLLLVITGICLTICVIVIIVLICCRTQRTPCKNLETEDGDHVTYAALHFFTETTKKRELKTEESVYSNVRELT; this comes from the exons ATGACTTGTGTCAAGATGCTTCTGTTTTGGGTGACACTATGTTTTCTCTGCCAAGGAA ATACCTCGGCTCCTGTTGTCACTGTTCAACTGGGTCAACCTGTGACTTTGACATGTGTTTTTACCAAGACCACTGGGAGCCTCGGTTGGGTTCACTGGTACAAGCAAACTGCAGGAGATACTCTAAAATTAATTGTAATGACACATCCCAATACAAATCCTGATTATGGACCAGGatttacatctggaaatttcAACACAACATATTCCAACAAAATGAGCAACTTGACGATTTGGAAGACCTCCAAAGAAGATGAAGGAATGTATCACTGTGGTCTTATGGACTGGCTTGGTTCTTCTTGGAATGGgtcttatttattattaacag gaaacaGTGAAACAACATCAAGCTACCGTGTTGTTCAGCAGCCAGCTGTTTTGGATCTACATTATAAAACCTCTGAGACTCTGCAGTGTTCACTTGTCTCTCAGACTGAGACAGAGACTTGTGCAGGAGATCCCAGTGTGTTCTGGTTCAGAACCGGATCAGACAAGAACTCTCCTGATGTCATCTACAGTGATGGAAAAATGCCTGAAAATTGTGAGAAGACGTCAAACACTCAGAAGAAATACAGATATAATTTCTCTAAGAACATCAACTCCTCTGATGTTGGGACTTATTACTGTGCCGTGGCCACATGCAAAGAGATATTTCTTGGAAATGGAACCAGAATCGAAAGTG CTCATTCATCCTGTTATGAAGTTATGTTGCTGCTGGTGATCACAGGAATCTGCTTGACCATTTGTGTGATTgtgattattgttttaatctgttgCCGAACTCAAAGAACACCATGCAAAAATTTAGAG ACAGAAGATGGAGATCATGTGACCTATGCTGCCTTGCATTTCTTCACAGAGACGACAAAAAAGAGAGAGCTGAAGACTGAAGAAAGTGTATATTCAAATGTCAGAGAACTGACTTAA
- the LOC114138847 gene encoding uncharacterized protein LOC114138847, with protein MFLLWASLFLLHQGHSLVPVVTVQLGDPVTLSCAFLEKFQSTSWLHWYKQSAGDTLKFIVLQQKSIKPNYQENASTSRIAATNDDKFSNLTIMKTVLQDEGMYHCAHMDWTASTWTGTYLSVKANSRTSSYTVLQNPDSDPARPTDSETLQCSVVSQSEDKACSGELSVFWFRTGSGQSYPEIIHSTDKGLRDCENTATSNTQKKCSYSFSKNFSSSDKGTFYCAVATCGEILFGKGIKTADQSAIPKVNVLMIIIICLVISMTVNIGFICHHTRRSWCGNVKSKQNENQLDNITVNGQDLNYAALQFDERKTSRGNIKRHLKTEDSVYSGVKCDLIIK; from the exons ATGTTTCTGTTATGGGCTTCACTGTTTCTTCTTCACCAAGGGC ATTCTTTGGTCCCAGTGGTCACGGTTCAACTTGGTGATCCTGTGACTTTGTCTTGTGCTTTTTTGGAGAAATTTCAAAGCACCTCATGGCTTCACTGGTACAAACAGAGTGCAGGAGATACTCTGAAATTCATTGTGTTGCAGCAGAAAAGCATAAAGCCCAATTATCAAGAAAATGCGTCTACCTCAAGAATAGCGGCAACAAACGATGATAAATTCAGCAATCTAACGATTATGAAGACAGTTCTACAAGATGAAGGAATGTATCACTGTGCTCACATGGACTGGACTGCATCTACTTGGACTGGGACTTATTTATCAGTAAAAG CAAACTCCAGGACATCGAGCTACACTGTTCTTCAGAACCCAGATTCTGATCCTGCCCGTCCAACAGACTCAGAGACTCTTCAGTGTTCAGTCGTCTCTCAGTCTGAGGACAAAGCCTGTTCAGGAGAACTCAGTGTGTTCTGGTTCAGAACCGGATCAGGACAGTCCTATCCAGAAATCATCCATTCTACTGACAAAGGACTTCGTGACTGTGAGAACACAGCGACATCGAACACTCAAAAGAAATGTAGTTACAGCTTTTCTAAGAACTTCAGCTCTTCTGACAAGGGAACATTTTACTGCGCTGTGGCAACATGTGGAGAGATATTATTTGGAAAAGGAATTAAAACAGCAG ATCAGTCAGCAATTCCTAAAGTTAATGTGCTGATGATCATAATAATCTGCTTAGTCATCTCTATGACTGTAAATATCGGTTTTATCTGCCACCACACTCGAAGATCATGGTGTGGAAACGTTAAAT CAAAACAGAATGAGAATCAACTGGATAATATT aCGGTAAATGGACAGGACCTGAACTACGCTGCCTTACAATTTGACGAAAGGAAAACATCAAGAGGAAACATAAAACGGCATCTGAAAACTGAAGACAGTGTGTATTCAGGggttaaatgtgatttaattatTAAGTAG
- the LOC114138740 gene encoding uncharacterized protein LOC114138740, translating to MFLLWASLFLLHQGHCLVPVVTVQLGEPVTLSCAFSERLQGTWLHWYKQSAGGTLKFIVMQQKTIDPKYDPNAPASRMKATIDDKLGNLTIMETVLQDEGMYHCARMDWTESIWSGTYLSIKGKSERTISYTVLQNPVSDPARPADSENLQCSVVSESEDKACSGELNVFWFRTGSEQSHPEIIYTNDKELHICENTLTSNAQKKCSYSFSKNFNSSDTLYCAVATCGEILFGKETKPTADQSPSSKVNVLMIIIICLAISFTINIFFICHRTQRSLCRNFKEKHNENQPDNFTKDGQEMNYAALHFDEGKTSRRKIKTQLKTEESVYSQVKYEVVNAQYLYEQQNVDSNLSAARFEK from the exons ATGTTTCTGTTATGGGCTTCACTGTTTCTTCTTCACCAAGGGC ATTGTTTGGTCCCAGTGGTCACGGTTCAACTTGGTGAACCTGTGACTTTGTCTTGTGCTTTTTCGGAGAGACTTCAGGGCACATGGCTTCACTGGTACAAACAGAGTGCAGGAGGTACTCTAAAATTCATTGTGATGCAACAGAAAACCATAGACCCAAAATACGATCCAAATGCACCTGCTTCAAGAATGAAAGCAACAATTGATGACAAACTCGGCAATCTAACGATTATGGAGACAGTTCTACAAGATGAAGGAATGTATCACTGTGCTCGAATGGACTGGACTGAATCTATTTGGAGTGGAACTTACTTGTCAATAAAAG GAAAATCTGAGAGGACAATAAGCTACACTGTTCTTCAGAACCCAGTTTCTGATCCCGCCCGTCCAGCAGACTCAGAGAATCTTCAGTGTTCAGTCGTCTCTGAGTCTGAGGACAAAGCCTGTTCAGGAGAACTCAATGTGTTCTGGTttagaaccggatcagaacagTCACATCCAGAAATCATCTACACTAATGACAAAGAACTgcatatttgtgagaacacatTGACATCAAATGCTCAGAAAAAATGTAGTTACAGCTTTTCTAAGAACTTCAACTCCTCTGATACATTGTACTGTGCTGTGGCAACATGTGGAGAGATATTATTTGgaaaagaaactaaaccaaCAGCAG ATCAATCACCAAGTTCTAAAGTTAATGTGCTGATGATCATAATAATCTGCTTGGCCATTTCCTtcactataaatattttttttatctgtcacCGAACTCAAAGATCACTATGTAGAAACTTTAAAG aaaaacataatgaGAATCAACCGGATAATTTT ACTAAAGATGGACAAGAAATGAACTACGCTGCCTTGCATTTCGATGAGGGAAAAACTTCAAGAcgaaagataaaaacacaattgaaaACTGAAGAAAGTGTGTATTCACAGGTCAAATATGAAGTTGTAAATGCTCAGTATTTAtatgaacaacaaaatgtaGATTCAAATCTATCTGCAGCAAGAtttgagaaataa
- the LOC114139629 gene encoding uncharacterized protein LOC114139629, with protein sequence MTLLWLVLFLLHQGCTLVPVVTVQPGEPVTLKCVMTEKFETVTWVHWYKQSAGNTLILIAMMRKSTSTTPTYGPGFSKSRFHITYIGNISNLIISSTVEQDEGMYHCAYMDWTESTWTGTYLSLRENPQRISSFTVVQEPTVSKPASETDVETLQCSVLSDSVNTTCSGEPSMFWFRAISDTSHPDFIFAEGKIPKNCEKTSNNQKKCSYNFTKVVKSSEAATYYCAVATCGEILFGNGTSLNKESSLWSVEAITVIFQLSFLLALSLIVITFLICFINTNKCDHFQATNLNKNSQSRNRKREDKWIYSTAMFTINTDGAETKKIPKMFNIHFH encoded by the exons ATGACTCTGCTATGGCTTGTACTGTTCCTTCTTCATCAAGGAT GTACTTTAGTTCCCGTGGTCACAGTCCAGCCCGGGGAGCCCGTGACTTTGAAATGCGTAATGACTGAgaagtttgaaactgtgacatggGTTCACTGGTACAAGCAAAGTGCAGGAAATACTCTGATATTAATTGCAATGATgcgtaaaagtacaagtacaaCACCCACCTACGGCCCGGGATTCTCAAAATCAAGATTCCACATAACATATATTGGCAACATCAGCAATCTGATCATTTCGTCAACAGTAGAACAAGATGAGGGAATGTACCATTGTGCATATATGGACTGGACTGAATCTACTTGGACTGGGACCTATTTGTCATTAAGAG AAAACCCTCAGAGGATTTCGAGCTTCACTGTTGTTCAGGAGCCAACAGTTTCTAAGCCCGCCAGTGAAACAGACGTAGAAACTCTGCAGTGTTCGGTTCTCTCCGACTCTGTAAACACAACCTGCTCAGGAGAACCCAGTATGTTCTGGTTCAGAGCCATATCAGACACGTCCCATCCAGATTTCATCTTCGCTGAGGGAAAAATAcctaaaaactgtgaaaagacGTCAAACAATCAGAAGAAATGTAGTTATAATTTCACTAAAGTTGTCAAATCATCTGAAGCTGCCACTTATTACTGTGCTGTGGCCACATGTGGAGAGATACTATTTGGAAATGGAACCAGCCTGAATAAAG AATCAAGTCTGTGGTCAGTGGAGGCCATCACAGTCATTTTCCAACTCTCCTTTCTTTTAGCCCTGAGTCTGATAGTTATAACCTTTCTCATATGCTTcatcaacacaaacaaatgcGACCATTTTCAAG CTACTAACCTGAATAAAAACTCTCAAAGCAGGAATCGG aaaCGTGAAGATAAATGGATTTATTCGACTGCAATGTTCACAATAAATACTGACGGtgctgaaacaaagaaaataccaaAGATGTTCAACATACATTTTCACTGA
- the LOC114139630 gene encoding uncharacterized protein LOC114139630 produces the protein MTLLWLVLFLLHQGCTLVPVVTVQPGEPVTLKCVMTEKFETVTWVHWYKQSAGNTLILIAMMRKSTSTTPTYGPGFSKSRFHITYIGNISNLIISSTVEQDEGMYHCAYMDWTESTWTGTYLSLRENPQRISSFTVVQEPTVSKPASETDVETLQCSVLSDSVNTTCSGEPSMFWFRAISDTSHPDFIFAEGKIPENCEKTTNNQKKCSYNFTKVVKSSEAAIYYCAVATCGQILFGNGTNLVKSKQDEKTSIVRIMLVIILICLAISVTLNIIFICYRIQRSACAQFKESSSSQPRHNDLRQPGNETDNGKDLNYAALHFSERKEPRGIKKRELKTEESVYSQVKGQMSI, from the exons ATGACTCTGCTATGGCTTGTACTGTTCCTTCTTCATCAAGGAT GTACTTTAGTTCCCGTGGTCACAGTCCAGCCCGGGGAGCCCGTGACTTTGAAATGCGTAATGACTGAgaagtttgaaactgtgacatggGTTCACTGGTACAAGCAAAGTGCAGGAAATACTCTGATATTAATTGCAATGATgcgtaaaagtacaagtacaaCACCCACCTACGGCCCGGGATTCTCAAAATCAAGATTCCACATAACATATATTGGCAACATCAGCAATCTGATCATTTCGTCAACAGTAGAACAAGATGAGGGAATGTACCATTGTGCATATATGGACTGGACTGAATCTACTTGGACTGGGACCTATTTGTCATTAAGAG AAAACCCTCAGAGGATTTCGAGCTTCACTGTTGTTCAGGAGCCAACAGTTTCTAAGCCCGCCAGTGAAACAGACGTAGAAACTCTGCAGTGTTCGGTTCTCTCCGACTCTGTAAACACAACCTGCTCAGGAGAACCCAGTATGTTCTGGTTCAGAGCCATATCAGACACGTCCCATCCAGATTTCATCTTCGCTGAGGGAAAAATACctgaaaactgtgaaaagacAACAAACAATCAGAAGAAATGTAGTTATAATTTCACAAAAGTTGTCAAATCATCTGAAGCTGCCATTTATTACTGTGCTGTGGCTACATGTGGgcagattttatttggaaatggaaCAAACCTTGTAAAGAGCAAACAAG ATGAAAAAACAAGTATTGTAAGGATTATGTTGGTGATTATATTAATCTGCTTGGCCATTTCTGTGAccttgaatattatttttatttgttaccGAATTCAAAGATCAGCCTGTGCTCAATTTAAGG AGAGTTCCTCTTCTCAACCAAGACACAATGACTTAAGGCAACCAGGAAATGAG ACTGACAATGGAAAGGATCTGAATTATGCTGCATTGCATTTCTCTGA